In Flavobacterium lacustre, a genomic segment contains:
- a CDS encoding ABC transporter substrate-binding protein — MKFVQNTTLLFLVFFLFIQCKKESQQEAEIQSPANEIHYAKGLEIYKHNGFTIVKITSPWPNAKEQFTYILQEKNGIIPDSLKQFTAISVPIKSIVVTSTTHIPALELLGVENTLVGFPNTDYISSVKTRKLIATGKVREVGTNETLNTEVLIDMNPDVIVSFGLNNSNPTLDNLKKSGLKVMLNGDWTEQSPLGKAEWIKFFGALYGLDSKANTLFSEIEKEYKNTLALAQKATRKPTVLSGAMFQEQWYVPQGESWASLFLKDAQANYLWADSKGTGSLSLPFETILEKAQEAEYWISPGDFSSLQQMSESNPHYKQFAAFQNKKVYSYAINKGAKGGIVYFEWSPTRPDWVLKDLIKIFHPELLPDHKLFFFQKLE; from the coding sequence ATGAAATTCGTGCAAAATACAACACTCCTTTTTCTAGTTTTTTTTCTTTTTATCCAATGCAAAAAAGAGTCACAACAAGAAGCTGAAATTCAATCTCCCGCTAACGAAATTCACTATGCCAAAGGCTTAGAAATCTACAAACACAATGGCTTTACAATTGTAAAAATAACAAGTCCGTGGCCCAATGCAAAAGAACAGTTTACCTATATTTTACAAGAAAAAAACGGAATAATTCCAGACAGTTTAAAGCAGTTTACGGCCATTTCGGTTCCGATAAAATCTATTGTAGTAACTTCAACCACACACATTCCGGCATTAGAATTATTGGGAGTTGAAAACACCTTAGTTGGTTTCCCAAATACCGATTATATTTCTTCTGTAAAAACCCGAAAATTAATTGCTACCGGAAAAGTTAGAGAAGTAGGCACTAACGAAACGTTAAACACCGAAGTTTTAATTGATATGAATCCCGATGTGATTGTTAGTTTTGGTTTAAACAATAGCAATCCTACCTTAGACAATCTGAAAAAAAGTGGTTTAAAAGTAATGCTCAACGGTGATTGGACCGAACAATCTCCTCTTGGCAAAGCAGAATGGATTAAATTTTTTGGCGCTCTTTACGGATTAGATTCCAAAGCAAATACTCTTTTTTCAGAAATTGAAAAAGAATACAAAAATACTTTGGCTTTAGCCCAAAAAGCAACAAGAAAACCTACCGTTTTAAGTGGTGCTATGTTCCAGGAACAATGGTACGTTCCGCAAGGCGAAAGCTGGGCTTCCTTATTCCTGAAAGATGCACAAGCGAATTATCTATGGGCTGACAGCAAAGGAACGGGCAGTTTATCGTTGCCATTTGAAACGATTTTAGAAAAAGCACAAGAGGCAGAATATTGGATTTCGCCGGGTGATTTTTCTTCTCTTCAACAAATGAGTGAAAGCAATCCGCATTACAAACAGTTTGCAGCATTCCAAAATAAAAAAGTATATTCGTACGCTATAAACAAAGGCGCAAAAGGTGGAATTGTTTATTTTGAATGGTCTCCCACCCGCCCCGACTGGGTCTTAAAAGATTTAATCAAAATTTTTCATCCTGAGTTGTTGCCCGATCACAAACTTTTTTTCTTTCAGAAATTAGAATAA
- a CDS encoding iron chelate uptake ABC transporter family permease subunit produces MTNTSRNTILFTFLTIGMVALFLINISLGSVSIPVKEVFNSLTGGVSSRETWEYIIINYRLPKAIAAILTGMGLSISGLLMQTLFRNPLAGPYVLGLSSGASLGVAMVILGSAFLPVFLSTFLLSSYGIVIASSLGSFLVLLAVLVVSQQLRDTMAILIVGLMFGSLTSAIVGTLTYFSTAEQLQKFTFWSMGNLGNLSWTSISILSISVSIGLLLSLFSIKPLNALLLGENYAKSLGLNYNKARLIIIFATSILAGSITAFAGPIAFVGLAVPHIAKLVFQTSNHTVLFWSTLLFGASIMLICDSISQLPGSDITLPINAVTSIFGAPIVIWLLIRKRKMIG; encoded by the coding sequence TTGACAAATACCAGCCGAAATACAATCCTTTTTACATTCCTGACCATCGGAATGGTTGCACTGTTTCTAATCAACATCAGTTTAGGTTCGGTTTCTATTCCTGTAAAAGAAGTTTTCAATAGCTTGACAGGCGGTGTTTCAAGTAGAGAAACTTGGGAATACATTATCATCAATTATCGGTTACCCAAAGCTATTGCTGCTATTCTTACAGGCATGGGATTATCTATCAGCGGATTGTTAATGCAAACTTTATTCCGAAATCCGTTGGCCGGACCTTATGTTCTTGGACTGAGTTCCGGAGCCAGTTTAGGCGTTGCTATGGTCATTTTAGGCTCGGCTTTTTTGCCTGTTTTTTTATCGACTTTTCTATTGTCATCCTACGGGATTGTAATAGCCTCCAGTTTAGGGAGTTTTTTAGTTTTATTAGCTGTTTTAGTCGTATCGCAACAGTTACGTGACACCATGGCAATTTTGATAGTTGGGTTAATGTTTGGGAGCTTAACCAGCGCTATTGTGGGAACTTTAACGTATTTCAGCACAGCAGAACAATTACAAAAATTCACCTTTTGGTCTATGGGAAATTTAGGCAACTTATCGTGGACTTCCATTTCTATTTTGTCAATTTCTGTCAGTATTGGTTTGTTGTTAAGTTTGTTTAGTATCAAACCTTTAAACGCTTTACTTTTAGGGGAAAACTATGCTAAAAGTTTAGGATTGAATTATAACAAAGCGCGTTTAATCATTATTTTCGCCACCAGTATTTTGGCAGGAAGTATTACTGCTTTTGCTGGTCCGATAGCGTTTGTGGGATTAGCGGTACCGCACATCGCCAAGTTGGTTTTTCAAACGAGTAATCATACTGTTTTATTTTGGAGCACCTTGCTTTTTGGGGCTAGTATCATGCTTATTTGCGACAGCATTTCACAACTTCCGGGAAGTGATATTACCTTGCCCATTAATGCCGTAACTTCTATATTTGGAGCACCAATTGTGATTTGGCTGTTAATCAGAAAACGTAAAATGATCGGATAA
- a CDS encoding ABC transporter ATP-binding protein yields MENKIILQASQISIGYSYKKEKTVVASCIDLTLEKGKLIALIGANGIGKSTLLKTITGIQKPLSGTVSLNEKNIHELDSLSLAQNLSLVLTEKLPPSNLTVFELIALGRQPYTNWIGKLTEHDIAKVDEAMELTQISHLATKKHYEISDGQLQKVLVARALAQDTPLIILDEPTTHLDLLHKVALFKLLKKLTQETEKCILFSTHDIDMAIQLSDEIIIMTPETVVQDQPCNLIMKGSFNTLFKDEHIIFDAEKGKFVIT; encoded by the coding sequence ATGGAAAATAAAATCATCTTACAGGCATCCCAAATCAGTATTGGCTATTCTTATAAAAAAGAAAAAACGGTTGTTGCTTCCTGCATCGATTTAACTTTAGAAAAAGGGAAACTCATTGCTTTAATCGGTGCAAACGGAATTGGAAAATCTACTCTTTTAAAAACAATAACCGGCATTCAAAAACCGCTGTCAGGAACGGTGTCTCTCAACGAAAAAAACATTCATGAATTGGATTCTTTGAGTTTAGCACAAAATTTAAGCCTTGTTTTAACCGAAAAATTACCACCCAGTAATCTAACTGTTTTTGAACTTATTGCTTTGGGAAGACAACCCTACACGAATTGGATTGGAAAATTAACGGAGCATGATATCGCCAAAGTTGATGAAGCTATGGAGCTGACACAAATTAGTCATTTGGCCACCAAAAAGCATTATGAAATCAGTGATGGCCAATTGCAAAAAGTATTAGTTGCAAGAGCTTTGGCACAAGACACACCTTTAATTATTTTGGATGAACCAACCACTCATCTCGATTTACTACATAAGGTAGCGCTTTTTAAATTGCTAAAAAAACTCACGCAGGAAACTGAAAAATGTATTCTGTTTTCTACACATGACATTGATATGGCCATTCAATTGAGTGACGAGATAATCATTATGACTCCGGAAACTGTGGTTCAAGACCAACCTTGTAATTTGATTATGAAAGGAAGTTTCAACACCTTATTCAAAGATGAACATATTATTTTTGATGCCGAAAAAGGAAAATTTGTGATAACTTAA
- a CDS encoding tRNA (cytidine(34)-2'-O)-methyltransferase, which yields MLNIVLVEPEIPNNTGNIGRLCVGTESRLHLIHPFGFVINDKNLKRSGLDYWVHLDVTEYQNVAEWMTQIPDQSRVFLMSSHAEKSYLQNDFKDGDWLVFGKESKGLSGEFLALFDQKNQLTIPMSPLIRSFNIANSVAFVVGEAKRQIAVSNVAK from the coding sequence ATGTTAAACATTGTTTTAGTAGAGCCTGAAATACCAAATAATACCGGAAATATTGGTCGTTTGTGCGTAGGCACCGAAAGCCGTTTGCATTTAATTCACCCTTTTGGATTTGTTATCAATGATAAAAATCTAAAACGTTCCGGGCTGGATTATTGGGTGCATCTTGATGTGACAGAATACCAAAATGTAGCAGAATGGATGACTCAAATTCCAGATCAATCAAGAGTCTTTCTGATGAGTTCCCATGCCGAAAAATCGTATTTACAAAATGATTTTAAAGACGGTGATTGGTTGGTTTTTGGAAAAGAAAGTAAAGGGTTGAGTGGTGAATTTTTGGCATTATTTGATCAAAAAAATCAATTGACAATTCCGATGTCACCATTAATTCGAAGTTTTAATATCGCTAATTCGGTTGCATTTGTTGTTGGTGAAGCAAAAAGGCAGATAGCAGTTTCTAATGTTGCGAAATAA
- a CDS encoding pseudouridine synthase, with product MEHRHFILHKPYGYLSQFIYELKRKKKLLGELHDFPAGTMAIGRLDEDSEGLLFLTTDGMRSEIIRSKKVEKEYYVQVDGIITQEAIDELQKGVEIGFNGTKYTTKPCKAKLILEIPAFGARGKKIRDERHGPTSWASITVNEGKFRQVRKMTAAVGFPTLRLVRVRIGNVQLEDLQAGEVKEVMNFE from the coding sequence ATGGAGCACCGTCATTTTATACTACACAAACCGTACGGCTATTTGAGCCAATTTATCTATGAACTCAAACGAAAAAAGAAGCTTTTGGGTGAATTACATGATTTTCCTGCCGGAACTATGGCAATAGGTCGATTAGATGAAGATTCAGAAGGGCTTTTATTTCTGACTACCGATGGAATGAGGAGCGAAATCATCAGAAGTAAAAAAGTAGAGAAAGAATACTATGTGCAAGTAGACGGAATTATTACTCAAGAAGCGATTGATGAACTTCAAAAAGGAGTTGAAATAGGGTTTAATGGAACTAAATATACCACTAAACCCTGCAAAGCAAAATTGATTCTTGAAATTCCTGCTTTTGGAGCCAGAGGAAAAAAAATACGGGATGAGCGTCACGGACCTACTTCCTGGGCTTCGATTACGGTCAATGAAGGTAAGTTTCGCCAAGTGCGAAAAATGACTGCGGCAGTTGGTTTTCCTACCTTAAGATTGGTTCGTGTCCGAATAGGGAATGTGCAACTCGAGGATTTACAAGCTGGAGAAGTGAAAGAAGTTATGAATTTTGAATGA
- the rmuC gene encoding DNA recombination protein RmuC, with protein sequence MSAILPFLFVFIIALAIGIFIGKLIFSARFQSEKISLEEKLIASNSQFDQLKEQLTREKIAFEKQLETINSEKESIRNEKDSLAIQLSKKEVDFDNLWERNKEQKDEVEKLQEKFTKEFENLANKILDEKSTKFTEQNKENMKNILTPLQDKIQLFEKKVEDTHKESIDYHAALRQQILGLREMNIQMSKETINLTKALKGDSKMQGNWGELVLERVLEKSGLEKGREYEVQQSHVAENGNRVFPDVVINLPDGKKMVVDSKVSLTAYEKYINEEDDILKVGYLKEHVNSIKRHVEQLGDKNYQDLYQIESPDFVLLFIPIEPAFAIALNEDTALYNKAFEKNIVIVTPSTLLATLRTIDSMWANQKQQENAFEIARQAGALYDKFEGFVADLIRIGKKIDESKTEYSGAMNKLVEGKGNLITSVEKLKKMGAKAKKALPENILNRAEKGDNQLLN encoded by the coding sequence ATGTCAGCTATACTTCCGTTTTTATTCGTTTTTATTATCGCACTCGCCATTGGTATTTTCATTGGAAAACTCATTTTTTCGGCTCGTTTTCAATCTGAAAAAATTAGTCTGGAAGAAAAACTGATTGCTTCCAATTCGCAATTCGATCAATTGAAAGAACAATTAACCCGTGAAAAAATAGCTTTCGAAAAACAATTGGAAACCATAAATTCAGAAAAAGAAAGCATTCGTAATGAAAAAGACAGTCTCGCCATTCAGCTTTCGAAAAAAGAAGTTGATTTTGATAATCTTTGGGAACGCAACAAAGAACAAAAGGACGAAGTAGAAAAATTACAAGAAAAATTTACCAAAGAATTCGAAAATCTGGCGAACAAAATATTAGACGAAAAGTCTACTAAATTTACCGAGCAGAACAAAGAGAATATGAAAAATATCTTGACGCCTTTGCAAGATAAAATTCAGTTATTCGAAAAGAAAGTCGAAGACACCCACAAAGAAAGTATTGATTATCATGCTGCTTTACGACAACAAATTCTGGGTTTACGCGAAATGAATATTCAAATGAGCAAAGAAACCATCAACCTGACCAAGGCACTGAAAGGCGACAGCAAAATGCAAGGAAACTGGGGAGAATTGGTTTTGGAACGGGTTTTAGAAAAGTCCGGTTTAGAAAAAGGACGGGAATATGAAGTCCAACAAAGTCATGTTGCCGAAAACGGAAATCGTGTTTTTCCTGATGTAGTGATCAATCTTCCTGACGGAAAAAAGATGGTAGTCGATTCAAAAGTTTCATTGACAGCTTATGAAAAATACATTAATGAAGAGGATGACATTTTAAAAGTGGGGTATTTAAAAGAGCATGTAAATTCTATTAAACGCCATGTAGAACAACTGGGAGATAAAAATTATCAGGATTTATATCAAATTGAAAGCCCGGATTTTGTCCTGCTTTTTATTCCGATTGAACCCGCTTTTGCAATCGCGCTCAATGAAGATACCGCTTTATACAACAAAGCTTTTGAGAAAAACATTGTGATTGTAACGCCATCGACATTATTAGCCACATTGCGAACTATTGACAGCATGTGGGCGAATCAAAAACAACAGGAAAACGCTTTTGAAATTGCGCGACAAGCTGGTGCTTTGTATGATAAATTTGAAGGTTTTGTGGCTGATTTAATCCGAATTGGAAAGAAAATAGACGAAAGTAAAACGGAATACAGCGGCGCCATGAACAAACTGGTAGAAGGAAAAGGCAATTTGATTACAAGTGTCGAAAAATTGAAAAAAATGGGAGCCAAAGCTAAAAAAGCACTTCCGGAAAACATACTAAACAGAGCTGAAAAGGGCGATAACCAACTTTTAAATTAA
- a CDS encoding 6-phosphogluconate dehydrogenase, protein MKRILGIIAGIIALGLVSYFAFIYYVPYSEGIRSGELIKLSHKGIALKTWEGELSQGISGAQIFSFSVLDSDAKVIEDLKGLQGRYVKLTYVERYKTFSWWGETRYFITSVHPETSPFKIQ, encoded by the coding sequence ATGAAACGGATTTTAGGAATTATTGCAGGAATCATCGCATTGGGACTCGTTAGTTATTTTGCCTTTATTTATTATGTTCCTTACAGCGAAGGGATTCGTTCCGGTGAATTAATCAAGCTGAGTCATAAAGGAATAGCCCTGAAAACTTGGGAAGGCGAATTGAGCCAAGGAATTTCGGGTGCGCAGATTTTCAGTTTTTCGGTTTTAGACAGTGATGCAAAAGTAATTGAGGACCTGAAAGGATTGCAAGGTCGTTATGTAAAACTAACTTATGTAGAGCGTTACAAAACGTTTTCCTGGTGGGGAGAAACCCGCTATTTCATCACTTCCGTACATCCGGAAACATCACCATTTAAAATACAATAA
- a CDS encoding acyl-CoA thioesterase, producing MNTGFKTVASSHITISELMLPSHTNFSGKIHGGYILSLLDQIAFACASKFSGNYCVTASVDTVNFLKPIEVGELVTMKASVNYVGKSSMIIGIRVEAENIQTGAIKHCNSSYFTMVAKDNDGKSVSVPGLIISNLAEVRRFSNCIKHIALKKERELHEEEFNHSSSETLASFSKYNVKLELK from the coding sequence ATGAATACGGGTTTTAAAACTGTCGCTTCTTCTCATATTACGATTTCAGAATTAATGTTGCCTTCGCATACTAATTTCAGCGGAAAAATTCATGGTGGCTATATTTTATCTCTATTGGATCAAATTGCCTTTGCCTGTGCCTCTAAATTCTCCGGGAATTATTGCGTAACGGCTTCTGTTGACACGGTCAATTTTTTGAAACCTATTGAAGTTGGCGAATTGGTAACTATGAAAGCGAGTGTGAATTATGTGGGCAAAAGTTCCATGATTATTGGTATTCGTGTCGAAGCGGAAAATATTCAAACGGGAGCGATTAAACATTGTAACTCCTCCTATTTTACAATGGTTGCCAAAGATAATGATGGAAAAAGTGTTTCTGTACCGGGATTAATTATCTCGAATCTTGCCGAAGTTCGACGGTTTAGCAATTGCATCAAGCATATCGCTTTAAAAAAAGAACGAGAATTACACGAAGAAGAATTCAACCACAGCTCTTCGGAAACCTTGGCAAGCTTTAGTAAATACAATGTTAAATTAGAGTTGAAATAG
- a CDS encoding YceI family protein produces the protein MKKITLLLLLFVSVTNLAQERLITTAGIINFEASIPFFEEVKATNDKTICILELKSSKLTCVAIIKNFNFKRALMQTHFNENYLESHQYPKAVFKGKIEKFDLRNIDSEAKDYTIKGKLEIHGVTKFIVVGAKIKKAGEGIELISEFDLNTDDFKIEIPFIVRSKISKTVNTQIICVLQ, from the coding sequence ATGAAAAAAATTACGCTACTACTCCTTCTATTTGTATCTGTTACAAATCTGGCTCAAGAACGATTGATAACTACTGCAGGAATCATCAATTTTGAAGCTTCTATACCTTTTTTTGAAGAGGTAAAAGCGACAAATGATAAGACTATTTGCATCCTTGAACTAAAATCCAGCAAGTTGACTTGTGTCGCAATAATCAAGAACTTCAATTTCAAAAGAGCCTTAATGCAGACTCATTTTAATGAAAATTATTTAGAAAGTCACCAATATCCAAAAGCTGTTTTTAAAGGAAAAATAGAAAAATTTGATTTAAGAAATATCGATTCGGAGGCGAAAGATTATACCATCAAAGGCAAACTGGAAATTCATGGCGTAACAAAATTTATAGTGGTCGGAGCCAAAATCAAAAAAGCAGGAGAAGGAATAGAATTGATTTCAGAATTCGATTTGAATACGGATGATTTTAAAATTGAAATCCCTTTTATAGTTCGAAGCAAAATATCCAAAACAGTCAACACCCAAATTATTTGTGTTTTACAATAA
- a CDS encoding TIGR01777 family oxidoreductase yields the protein MKKNVLLTGGTGFIGRYLTAMLLEKGYSVSILSRTSKKNTDTISYYIWDVSQNSIEEAAVLNADYIIHLAGENIADKKWTDERKAEIIASREQSIQLIASVLKKHDKKVEAFVSASGIGIYGALNGKQICAENTPAANDFLGVTCQKWELATRAITELGIRTVQIRTGLVLGKNDGFLKKLLPIFKLRLGSALGSGEQFMPWIHIHDLCSIYLQAISNPKMQGPYNAAINDGTTNAVFSRTLARVLGYSIWLPNVPAFVLKIVMGEMAIIVLTGLRVSSDKIEKTGFEFKYKSLQLALKDCLTKFIVKHK from the coding sequence ATGAAAAAAAATGTATTATTGACGGGAGGTACTGGATTTATTGGGCGCTATTTGACAGCAATGTTGCTTGAAAAAGGATATTCTGTTTCGATTCTTAGCAGAACCAGCAAAAAAAATACAGATACTATTTCCTACTATATATGGGATGTATCTCAAAACAGTATCGAAGAAGCAGCAGTACTCAATGCGGATTACATTATACATCTGGCCGGAGAAAATATAGCAGATAAAAAATGGACAGACGAGCGAAAAGCGGAAATAATTGCGAGTAGAGAACAATCCATTCAGCTGATTGCTTCGGTTTTGAAAAAACATGACAAGAAAGTGGAAGCTTTTGTTTCGGCTTCAGGAATTGGTATTTATGGAGCGCTGAATGGTAAACAAATTTGTGCTGAGAATACACCTGCAGCTAATGATTTTCTGGGTGTTACCTGTCAAAAATGGGAATTAGCCACACGAGCTATAACGGAATTAGGCATACGAACTGTTCAAATTAGAACAGGTTTAGTGTTGGGAAAAAATGATGGTTTCTTGAAAAAATTGCTTCCAATTTTTAAGCTCAGATTGGGCTCAGCTTTGGGTTCCGGTGAACAATTCATGCCGTGGATTCACATTCATGATCTGTGTTCGATTTATCTGCAAGCGATTTCAAATCCTAAAATGCAGGGGCCTTATAATGCCGCAATCAATGACGGAACAACCAATGCTGTTTTTTCACGAACGTTAGCGCGAGTACTGGGGTATTCCATTTGGTTGCCTAATGTTCCTGCTTTTGTACTAAAAATTGTAATGGGAGAAATGGCCATAATTGTACTCACCGGTTTAAGGGTTTCGTCTGATAAAATTGAAAAAACAGGCTTTGAGTTCAAATATAAAAGTTTACAACTTGCACTTAAAGATTGTTTAACTAAATTTATTGTAAAACACAAATAA
- a CDS encoding TetR family transcriptional regulator C-terminal domain-containing protein, with protein MATKKSPLSKDKIVSMYMNYTLEHNEKPKSVFHFTKINDFTEAEFYIYFGNLEIIEKEIFNMFFDKTIELLNKNTDYETYDMKSKLLSFYFTFFELVTANRSYVVLTLKQHQNQLKNVMILSDLRKKFKSYISEIITDDFRTQQEKLQEFQEKATTESFWFQFLLTIKFWLDDSSAAFEKTDIYIEKSVKASFELMNITPIDSLIDFGKFIFKEKIYNK; from the coding sequence ATGGCAACTAAAAAATCTCCTTTATCCAAAGACAAAATTGTTTCAATGTATATGAATTATACTTTAGAACACAATGAAAAGCCGAAGTCTGTATTTCATTTCACTAAGATAAATGATTTTACTGAAGCTGAATTTTACATCTATTTTGGCAATTTAGAGATCATCGAAAAAGAAATATTCAATATGTTTTTTGACAAAACCATTGAATTACTGAATAAAAATACCGATTACGAAACCTACGACATGAAAAGTAAGTTGCTCAGTTTCTATTTTACTTTTTTCGAATTGGTAACAGCGAACAGAAGTTATGTGGTATTGACATTGAAACAACATCAAAATCAGTTGAAAAATGTAATGATTTTGTCTGATTTGAGAAAGAAATTCAAAAGCTATATTTCAGAAATTATCACCGACGATTTCAGAACACAACAAGAAAAGTTGCAAGAATTTCAAGAAAAAGCGACTACAGAATCGTTTTGGTTTCAATTTTTACTAACCATCAAATTTTGGCTCGATGATTCATCAGCCGCGTTTGAAAAAACTGATATTTATATCGAAAAATCCGTAAAAGCATCATTTGAATTGATGAATATCACTCCTATTGACAGCTTAATTGACTTTGGAAAATTCATTTTCAAAGAAAAAATCTACAACAAATAA
- a CDS encoding ABC1 kinase family protein, translated as MKTIDYIPTSKIERASKLVQTGAKVGVNYLKYYGEKMVNSDLTRDKLNEDNAEDIYDGLKSLKGSALKVAQMLSMDKSFLPQAYVEKFSLSQFSVPPLSAPLVLKTFKTNFGKTPYEIFDEFNANSVNAASIGQVHLAVKNGKKLAVKIQYPGVANSISSDLALVKPIAIRMFNLQGKDSDKYFKEVEDKLIEETNYLLELKQSQEVVEACKKIENLVFPNYYPKFSSEKIITMDWMTGIHLSEYTAKNTNQESANAIGQALWDFYMYQIHILRKVHADPHPGNFLVNDQNQLVALDFGCMKKIPSDFYIPYFELIDKKVIDNKQLFSDKLFELEILRVDDSEEEIKYFTQMFYDLLSLFTKPFQEENFDFSDAVFFENIAQLGERFSKDTNLRKMNGNRGSKHFIYMNRTFFGLYNLMFDLKATIVVNQYKKYE; from the coding sequence ATGAAAACAATCGATTATATTCCAACTTCAAAAATTGAAAGAGCCTCAAAACTGGTGCAAACCGGTGCAAAAGTAGGTGTGAATTATTTGAAATATTACGGCGAAAAAATGGTCAATTCTGATTTGACACGTGATAAACTCAACGAAGACAATGCCGAAGATATTTATGACGGACTAAAAAGCTTAAAGGGCAGCGCACTCAAAGTCGCGCAAATGTTAAGCATGGACAAAAGTTTTCTGCCTCAAGCGTATGTAGAAAAATTTTCTTTGTCGCAGTTTTCGGTTCCACCATTATCTGCTCCATTAGTTTTAAAGACCTTCAAAACTAATTTCGGAAAAACACCTTACGAGATTTTTGACGAATTTAATGCGAATTCTGTTAATGCGGCCAGTATTGGACAAGTGCATTTGGCCGTGAAAAACGGAAAAAAATTAGCCGTGAAAATTCAATATCCGGGTGTTGCCAATAGTATTTCATCTGATTTGGCTTTGGTAAAACCTATTGCCATCCGAATGTTCAACCTGCAAGGAAAAGATTCCGACAAATATTTTAAGGAAGTTGAAGACAAACTGATTGAGGAAACCAATTATTTATTGGAACTCAAACAAAGTCAAGAAGTAGTAGAAGCCTGTAAAAAAATTGAGAATCTGGTATTTCCTAATTACTATCCGAAATTTTCTTCTGAGAAAATAATCACCATGGATTGGATGACAGGAATTCACCTTTCTGAATATACCGCAAAAAATACCAATCAGGAATCGGCGAACGCCATTGGTCAGGCACTTTGGGATTTTTACATGTATCAAATTCATATTTTAAGAAAAGTACATGCTGATCCACATCCCGGAAACTTTTTGGTTAATGATCAAAACCAGTTGGTTGCTTTGGATTTTGGATGTATGAAAAAAATACCGAGCGATTTCTATATTCCTTATTTTGAATTAATTGACAAAAAAGTAATCGACAACAAGCAATTGTTCAGCGATAAACTTTTTGAGTTAGAAATCCTGAGAGTGGATGATTCTGAAGAAGAAATCAAGTATTTCACCCAAATGTTTTATGATTTATTGTCTTTGTTTACCAAACCTTTTCAGGAAGAAAATTTCGATTTTTCGGATGCCGTTTTCTTTGAAAACATAGCACAATTGGGCGAACGCTTTTCGAAAGACACTAATTTGAGAAAAATGAATGGCAACCGAGGTTCGAAACATTTTATCTATATGAACCGAACATTCTTTGGTTTATACAATTTAATGTTTGACTTGAAAGCTACGATTGTGGTGAATCAATATAAGAAATACGAATAA
- a CDS encoding DUF2256 domain-containing protein, protein MKKENLPTKVCLVCKRPFTWRKKWEKVWEEVKYCSEKCSRNKKG, encoded by the coding sequence TTGAAAAAGGAAAATCTGCCCACAAAGGTCTGTTTGGTTTGCAAACGACCTTTTACCTGGCGGAAAAAATGGGAAAAAGTTTGGGAAGAAGTTAAATATTGTAGCGAAAAATGCAGCAGAAACAAAAAGGGTTAG